The following coding sequences lie in one Myxococcus xanthus genomic window:
- a CDS encoding GAF and HD-GYP domain-containing protein, with amino-acid sequence MLAQPAPQPELNRRLAKLTSILDVAKAMSAERDLDLLLPLILFEATKVVEADRCSLFILDRERNELWSKVAQGSKSEIRLPVGSGVAGQVAQTGAVINIPDAYADARFNRSFDVSSGYQTKTILCVPMRDAGGEVTGVIQALNKLDGASFNAEDEELLLALGAQAAGAIENALLHEDINRLFEGFVSASVVAIESRDPTTAGHSGRVADLTVAMAQALEHLSTGPYAHTRFSAGEIQELRYASLLHDFGKVGVREPVLVKAEKLYPHELEGLRARFQLARKDLQLQSYRRRLEAVKIRGQANLAEIEAEEEERLARESWQLDEVLEFILSCNRPTVLAQGNFERLHELGALRFLDAHDKAQPLLLPGEIQSLSIARGTLSPEERREIESHVEHTYRFLSQIPWTRTLRRVPEIAYAHHEKLDGTGYPRAEKDIPVQSRMMSICDIYDALTASDRPYKKAVPHTLALDILRRESDAGQLDPALYTVFIEADIPRKVLQGIK; translated from the coding sequence GTGCTCGCTCAACCCGCCCCACAGCCCGAGCTGAACCGCCGCCTGGCGAAGCTCACGTCCATCCTGGATGTCGCGAAGGCGATGAGCGCCGAGCGCGACCTCGACCTGCTCCTGCCGCTCATCCTCTTCGAGGCCACCAAGGTGGTGGAGGCGGACCGCTGCTCGCTCTTCATCCTGGACCGCGAGCGCAACGAGCTGTGGAGCAAGGTGGCCCAGGGCTCCAAGAGCGAAATCCGCCTCCCGGTGGGCAGCGGCGTCGCCGGACAGGTGGCCCAGACGGGCGCCGTCATCAACATCCCCGACGCCTACGCCGACGCTCGCTTCAACCGCTCGTTCGACGTCTCCAGCGGCTACCAGACGAAGACCATCCTCTGCGTCCCCATGCGCGACGCCGGCGGCGAGGTGACGGGCGTCATCCAGGCCCTCAACAAGCTGGACGGCGCCAGCTTCAACGCCGAGGACGAGGAGCTGCTGCTCGCCCTGGGCGCCCAGGCCGCGGGCGCCATCGAGAACGCCCTCCTCCACGAGGACATCAACCGCCTCTTCGAGGGCTTCGTCTCCGCCTCCGTCGTCGCCATCGAATCCAGAGACCCGACCACCGCCGGTCACTCCGGCCGCGTGGCCGACCTCACCGTGGCCATGGCCCAGGCGCTCGAGCACCTGTCCACCGGCCCCTACGCCCACACGCGCTTCTCCGCCGGGGAGATTCAGGAGCTGCGCTACGCCTCATTGCTGCACGACTTCGGCAAGGTGGGCGTGCGCGAGCCCGTGCTGGTGAAGGCGGAGAAGCTCTACCCGCATGAGCTCGAAGGCCTGCGCGCCCGCTTCCAGCTCGCCCGGAAGGACTTGCAGCTCCAGAGCTACCGCCGCCGCTTGGAAGCGGTGAAGATTCGCGGCCAGGCGAACCTGGCGGAAATCGAGGCCGAGGAAGAGGAGCGGCTCGCCCGCGAGTCGTGGCAGTTGGACGAGGTGCTGGAGTTCATCCTCTCCTGCAACCGCCCCACCGTGCTCGCGCAGGGCAACTTCGAGCGGCTCCACGAGCTGGGTGCGCTGCGCTTCCTGGATGCCCACGACAAGGCCCAGCCGCTGCTGCTGCCGGGGGAAATCCAGTCGCTCTCCATCGCCCGCGGCACGCTCTCCCCCGAGGAGCGCCGCGAAATCGAGAGCCACGTCGAGCACACCTACCGCTTCCTGTCCCAGATTCCGTGGACGCGCACGCTGCGCCGGGTGCCGGAGATTGCCTACGCCCACCACGAGAAGCTGGATGGCACCGGCTACCCCCGCGCGGAGAAGGACATCCCCGTCCAGTCACGGATGATGTCCATCTGCGACATCTACGACGCGCTCACCGCCAGCGACCGGCCCTACAAGAAGGCCGTGCCGCACACGCTCGCGCTCGACATCCTCCGGCGCGAGTCCGACGCCGGGCAGTTGGACCCGGCGCTCTATACCGTCTTCATCGAGGCCGACATCCCCCGGAAGGTCCTCCAGGGAATCAAGTAG
- a CDS encoding NFACT RNA binding domain-containing protein — MSLRPVELEQVVAELAERLTGAVAQKAWCPLPRLAYVELRVPGKSILLCLCAEGDLARVSVADDRFPTPGEPAPFQRWLRQELTGFKLQGARFMEAERVVAFDFEREDVRRRLLLEVGAPGGLLLLSDTGRVLMLSGEGFAQRRGLHPGAAWTPPEPPPPEAREKARSQPSRLAPQDSDALPYSQAAERLLGARDKASRSETIRRRLAQPYRARLKRASRTLEKVRAEAARGPDAEKHREVGELLAQNLYLLKRGATEAVLTAYTEEGAKEVRVTLDPKRTPKEEADWHFHQYRRLLRGVEQARHREAELAREVAHAQQALTQIERMEDAALLSQAEVLQLPSGGEGAREGRPFKEYVGHGGARIWVGRGSEDNDALTFKVARPWHLWLHARGVPGSHVVLPLEKGQEVAQEVLLDAAHLALHHSGAKGEPRGEVSYVPAKFVRKVKGGAPGQVTFTREKTFVVRMEPERLERLLKSRHAEPPAP; from the coding sequence ATGTCGCTGCGTCCCGTGGAGCTGGAGCAGGTGGTGGCGGAGCTGGCGGAGCGCCTCACTGGCGCGGTGGCGCAGAAGGCCTGGTGTCCCCTTCCCAGGCTCGCCTACGTGGAGCTTCGCGTCCCGGGCAAATCCATCCTGTTGTGCCTGTGCGCGGAAGGTGACCTGGCCCGGGTGTCCGTGGCGGATGATCGCTTCCCCACGCCGGGCGAGCCCGCCCCCTTCCAGCGGTGGCTGCGTCAGGAGCTGACAGGCTTCAAGCTCCAGGGCGCCCGCTTCATGGAAGCCGAGCGCGTGGTGGCCTTCGACTTCGAGCGCGAGGACGTGCGCCGGCGCCTCCTTCTGGAGGTGGGCGCGCCCGGTGGTCTGCTGCTGCTCAGCGACACCGGCCGCGTGCTGATGCTCTCCGGTGAGGGCTTCGCGCAGCGCCGGGGCCTGCATCCGGGCGCGGCGTGGACGCCGCCGGAGCCGCCGCCGCCCGAGGCCCGCGAGAAGGCCCGGAGCCAACCCTCGCGGCTCGCTCCCCAGGACTCGGATGCGCTGCCGTATTCCCAGGCCGCGGAGCGCCTGCTCGGAGCGCGCGACAAGGCCAGCCGCTCGGAGACCATCCGCCGCCGGTTGGCGCAGCCGTACCGCGCGCGCCTCAAGCGCGCCTCCCGCACGTTGGAGAAGGTGCGCGCCGAGGCGGCCCGCGGCCCGGACGCGGAGAAGCACCGCGAAGTGGGCGAGCTGCTGGCGCAGAACCTCTACCTCCTCAAGCGTGGCGCCACCGAGGCGGTGCTCACCGCCTATACAGAGGAGGGCGCGAAGGAGGTTCGGGTGACGCTGGACCCGAAGCGCACCCCGAAGGAGGAGGCGGACTGGCACTTCCACCAGTACCGGCGGCTGCTGCGGGGCGTGGAGCAGGCGCGTCATCGCGAGGCGGAGCTGGCGCGCGAGGTGGCGCACGCGCAGCAGGCGCTCACGCAGATTGAGCGGATGGAGGACGCCGCGCTGCTGTCGCAGGCGGAGGTGCTTCAGCTCCCCAGTGGGGGCGAGGGTGCGCGGGAGGGCCGGCCCTTCAAGGAGTACGTGGGCCATGGCGGGGCGCGCATCTGGGTGGGGCGCGGCTCGGAGGACAACGACGCGCTCACCTTCAAGGTGGCCAGACCCTGGCATCTGTGGCTCCACGCGCGCGGTGTCCCGGGCAGCCACGTGGTGCTGCCGCTGGAGAAGGGGCAGGAGGTGGCGCAGGAGGTGTTGCTGGACGCGGCGCACCTGGCGCTGCACCACTCCGGGGCCAAGGGCGAGCCGCGCGGCGAGGTGAGCTACGTGCCCGCGAAGTTCGTGCGCAAGGTGAAGGGCGGCGCGCCGGGGCAGGTGACCTTCACGCGCGAGAAGACCTTCGTGGTGCGCATGGAGCCCGAGCGCCTGGAGCGGCTCCTCAAGTCCCGGCACGCGGAGCCGCCCGCACCGTGA
- a CDS encoding acyl-CoA desaturase, with translation MQTPSPALPAADERLNWLSSIPFFAVHLMCLFVFAVGAKPVDVAVCVGLYVVRMWGITAGFHRYFSHRAFKTGRVFQFILAFVGSMSAQKGVLWWAAHHRHHHRYSDQAEDIHSPLQKGFWWSHAGWILSDKYNDTRMEGIKDFARFPELVWLNRFHLVPSVLLAVALYFIGGFSMLVWGFFVSTTLLWHGTFTINSLSHIFGKRRYKTTDTSRNNWLLALLTLGEGWHNNHHFHQNTANQGWFWWEVDLSYYSLKVLSWFKVVEGLRLPSEATKFAFQKYTDEERAALAAPTRFWGASGARAQFVATKAAGDAARAASDAAKAAGDKVREALTTAADHLPTSAPPPSAMLKRR, from the coding sequence TTGCAGACACCGTCTCCAGCCCTGCCCGCGGCGGATGAGCGCCTCAACTGGCTCTCCTCCATCCCCTTCTTCGCAGTCCACCTGATGTGCCTGTTCGTCTTCGCCGTCGGCGCGAAGCCGGTGGACGTGGCCGTGTGCGTCGGCCTCTACGTCGTGCGCATGTGGGGCATCACCGCGGGCTTCCACCGGTACTTCTCCCACCGGGCCTTCAAGACGGGACGCGTCTTCCAGTTCATCCTCGCCTTCGTGGGCAGCATGTCCGCGCAGAAGGGCGTGCTGTGGTGGGCGGCGCACCACCGCCACCACCACCGCTATTCGGACCAGGCGGAGGACATCCACTCGCCCCTGCAGAAGGGCTTCTGGTGGAGCCACGCGGGGTGGATTCTCTCCGACAAGTACAACGACACCCGCATGGAGGGCATCAAGGACTTCGCCCGCTTCCCGGAGCTGGTGTGGCTCAACCGCTTCCACCTGGTGCCGTCCGTCCTGCTGGCCGTGGCGCTCTACTTCATCGGAGGCTTCTCCATGCTGGTGTGGGGCTTCTTCGTCAGCACCACCCTGCTGTGGCACGGCACCTTCACCATCAACTCGCTCAGCCACATCTTCGGCAAGCGCCGCTACAAGACGACGGACACCAGCCGGAACAACTGGCTGCTGGCGCTCCTCACCCTGGGCGAGGGGTGGCACAACAACCACCACTTCCATCAGAACACCGCCAACCAGGGCTGGTTCTGGTGGGAGGTGGACCTCAGCTACTACTCGCTGAAGGTGCTCTCCTGGTTCAAGGTGGTGGAGGGGCTGCGGCTTCCCTCCGAGGCCACGAAGTTCGCGTTCCAGAAGTACACCGACGAAGAGCGCGCGGCGCTGGCGGCCCCTACCCGCTTCTGGGGTGCTTCGGGCGCGCGGGCCCAGTTCGTGGCCACGAAGGCCGCGGGGGATGCGGCCCGGGCCGCCAGTGATGCGGCGAAGGCCGCGGGCGACAAGGTGCGAGAGGCCCTGACGACCGCCGCGGACCACCTGCCCACCTCCGCGCCGCCACCCTCCGCCATGCTCAAGCGGCGATAG
- the pyk gene encoding pyruvate kinase, which translates to MRRAKIVCTLGPASQSQEMLEALLENGMDVARLNFSHGSHEQHAENIAKLRAASLKVRKAVGILGDLQGPKIRTGRFVKGSTELKEGGTFHITTDETVPGTDEIVSTTYPFLAADVNPGDRILLDDGLLELKVLETDKQKLIRTQVIHGGTLKNNKGINLPGVAVRAEALTPKDREDLVFGIKAGVDYIALSFVRQPSDLDTARQAMAEVGRTVPIIAKLEKPEAIARLDAILDKTDGVMVARGDLGVEIPPEEVPAVQKDIIRRSNLRGLPVIVATQMLNSMIDNPRPTRAEASDVANAVFDGADAVMLSGETASGKFPIESVQMMERIILAAESSARTTQSLMRVLETPVGLPNHFPDVIARVACEAAKASNASLIAAFTLSGVTARLLSHYRPPVPIVAFSPNQEVRRRLSLLWGVVPRVLEPTQDTEAMVKRVEEELLARGLGRKGDRIVIVFGAPVGQPGKINSLRLHTIQG; encoded by the coding sequence ATGCGAAGAGCGAAGATTGTCTGCACCCTCGGTCCCGCCAGCCAGAGCCAGGAGATGCTCGAAGCGCTCCTGGAGAACGGCATGGACGTGGCTCGCCTGAACTTCTCCCACGGCAGCCACGAGCAGCACGCGGAGAACATCGCGAAGCTGCGCGCCGCGTCGCTGAAGGTTCGCAAGGCGGTGGGCATCCTCGGCGACCTGCAAGGCCCGAAGATTCGCACTGGCCGTTTCGTGAAGGGCAGCACCGAGCTGAAGGAAGGCGGCACCTTCCACATCACCACGGATGAAACGGTCCCGGGCACGGACGAAATCGTGTCCACGACGTACCCGTTCCTGGCCGCGGACGTGAATCCGGGGGACCGCATCCTCCTGGATGACGGCCTGCTGGAGCTGAAGGTCCTGGAGACGGACAAGCAGAAGCTCATCCGCACGCAGGTCATCCACGGCGGCACGCTGAAGAACAACAAGGGCATCAACCTGCCCGGCGTGGCGGTGCGCGCGGAGGCGCTGACGCCGAAGGACCGTGAGGACCTGGTGTTCGGGATCAAGGCCGGCGTGGATTACATCGCGCTGTCCTTCGTGCGCCAGCCGTCCGACCTGGACACCGCGCGCCAGGCCATGGCCGAGGTGGGCCGCACGGTGCCCATCATCGCCAAGCTGGAGAAGCCGGAGGCCATTGCCCGGCTGGACGCCATCCTGGACAAGACGGACGGCGTGATGGTGGCGCGCGGCGACCTGGGCGTGGAGATTCCCCCCGAGGAAGTGCCGGCCGTCCAGAAGGACATCATCCGGCGCTCCAACCTGCGCGGCCTGCCCGTCATCGTGGCCACGCAGATGCTGAACTCCATGATTGATAACCCGCGCCCCACGCGCGCCGAGGCCAGCGACGTGGCCAACGCCGTGTTCGACGGCGCGGACGCGGTGATGCTGTCGGGCGAGACGGCCAGCGGCAAGTTCCCCATCGAGTCCGTGCAGATGATGGAGCGCATCATCCTGGCGGCCGAGTCCTCCGCGCGCACGACGCAGTCGCTGATGCGCGTGCTGGAGACGCCGGTGGGGCTGCCCAACCACTTCCCGGACGTCATCGCGCGCGTGGCCTGCGAGGCGGCCAAGGCGAGCAACGCCTCGCTCATCGCGGCCTTCACGCTGTCGGGTGTGACGGCGCGCCTGCTGTCGCACTACCGGCCCCCGGTGCCGATTGTCGCCTTCAGCCCCAACCAGGAAGTGCGCCGCCGGCTGTCGCTGTTGTGGGGCGTGGTGCCGCGCGTGCTGGAGCCCACCCAGGACACCGAGGCCATGGTGAAGCGCGTGGAGGAAGAGCTCCTGGCGCGAGGCCTGGGCCGCAAGGGCGACCGCATCGTCATCGTGTTCGGCGCGCCCGTGGGGCAGCCGGGCAAGATCAACAGCCTGCGCCTGCACACCATCCAGGGCTGA
- the dusB gene encoding tRNA dihydrouridine synthase DusB → MPQLGPYTLPNPYILAPMAGVSEMPFRVLAFRLGAALCPTELVSSQGLMRANQRTLKYLRYDAEVERPYSLQIYGGEPEAMARAAVVGREAGAQIIDINMGCPVKKVVKNGAGSGLLCDVPRAADIVRRIREATGLPVTCKIRSGWDARSLNYLQVAGALQEAGCAGLAIHPRTREQGYSGQADWSVIADLKRHFPELPIIGNGDVKTPADAARMLETTGCDFVMIGRAALGNPWIFRELLGGPPATPRERCELVLEHFRAHLDFMGDPLGAVRSFRKQLAWYAHGLYGAAAFRAEVNGLDLPSAVEDCVRRFFAAAHVDLAGPGEEQDVDYRAALG, encoded by the coding sequence ATGCCGCAGCTTGGTCCTTACACCCTGCCGAATCCGTACATCCTGGCCCCCATGGCCGGGGTGAGCGAGATGCCCTTCCGTGTGCTCGCCTTCCGTCTGGGCGCGGCGCTCTGTCCCACCGAGCTCGTCAGCTCGCAGGGGCTGATGCGCGCCAACCAGCGGACGTTGAAGTACCTGCGCTACGACGCCGAGGTGGAGCGGCCCTACTCGCTCCAAATCTACGGCGGTGAGCCGGAGGCCATGGCCCGGGCCGCGGTGGTGGGGCGCGAGGCGGGCGCGCAAATCATCGACATCAACATGGGCTGCCCGGTGAAGAAGGTGGTGAAGAACGGGGCGGGCAGCGGCCTGCTCTGTGACGTGCCCCGCGCGGCGGACATCGTCCGGCGCATCCGTGAGGCCACCGGCCTGCCCGTCACCTGCAAGATTCGCTCGGGCTGGGACGCCCGCAGCCTGAACTATCTTCAGGTGGCTGGCGCGCTCCAGGAGGCGGGCTGCGCGGGGCTGGCCATCCACCCCCGCACGCGCGAGCAGGGCTATTCAGGGCAGGCGGACTGGAGCGTCATCGCCGACCTCAAGCGCCACTTCCCGGAGCTGCCCATCATCGGCAACGGGGACGTGAAGACGCCCGCGGACGCGGCGCGCATGCTGGAGACCACCGGCTGTGACTTCGTGATGATTGGCCGCGCCGCGCTGGGCAACCCGTGGATCTTCCGCGAGCTGCTCGGAGGCCCGCCCGCCACGCCGCGCGAGCGCTGCGAGCTGGTGCTGGAGCACTTCCGGGCGCACCTGGACTTCATGGGGGACCCGCTGGGCGCCGTGCGCTCCTTCCGCAAGCAGTTGGCGTGGTACGCCCACGGCTTGTACGGCGCCGCGGCCTTCCGTGCGGAGGTGAACGGCCTGGACCTGCCGTCAGCGGTGGAGGACTGCGTGCGCCGCTTCTTCGCCGCGGCCCATGTGGACCTCGCGGGCCCCGGTGAGGAGCAGGACGTGGACTACCGGGCGGCCCTGGGCTGA
- a CDS encoding response regulator — MTPPPVVLISDDEPLIVSALAREGKRSGLNCISDTTSERVLELAREHRPAVIILDINQHQDGRDLLAQLKQDPNTRDCKVIILSAVEDQFTRHVCFELGADDYEVKPFDPTFMTRVARLASSVARPRT; from the coding sequence ATGACGCCGCCCCCCGTCGTCCTCATCTCCGATGACGAACCCCTCATCGTCTCCGCCCTCGCCCGCGAGGGGAAACGCTCCGGGCTGAACTGCATCTCGGACACCACGTCCGAGCGCGTCCTGGAGCTCGCCCGCGAGCACCGGCCGGCCGTCATCATCCTGGACATCAACCAGCACCAGGACGGCCGGGACTTGCTCGCCCAGCTCAAGCAGGACCCCAACACCCGCGACTGCAAGGTCATCATCCTCAGCGCCGTCGAGGACCAGTTCACCCGCCACGTCTGCTTCGAGCTCGGCGCCGACGACTACGAGGTGAAGCCCTTCGACCCCACCTTCATGACCCGCGTCGCCCGGCTCGCCTCCTCCGTGGCGCGCCCTCGCACCTGA
- a CDS encoding M50 family metallopeptidase, whose product MFRFRLGSIPVEVHPSHLLVSGMLAWSSVPAAQNGWPFRQVDGAPPLGHASAMVVYILSWMLIVFVSVLIHEMGHALASRLFGYRPSIALVWMGGHTLPTDAPGPLPWKRDLLITAAGPFFGLMLGVTSGVGYLLLEGRSPALDFFLLTFMIANFFWAFLNMLPVLPLDGGRITTTLATRVFGPRRGFVLAQGLALLVCVGAVVYGLRSGWLLLTLIFAMYGMQSFRVVAEALRNGQAQSVPLEGPLAEKLREARAALDAGRMDEARRLGASVLEANEGLTPRVASHAHHLMGWLALKEGQGRQALDHFSQVQGLPVEPHAVAASFSLVGDDARAVEWWKQAWQSSSDRTVMHEYAGTLIRMGRESEALKLPGLDPEAAFSCAERVLFIRGAYSEAAAVGEAALQHAPSATLAYDAACAHARARNVPDAMRLLRRATELGFADGAYAASDEDLAPLHGYPAFEEWLTELRQSAAS is encoded by the coding sequence ATGTTCCGCTTTCGCCTCGGGAGCATTCCCGTCGAAGTCCACCCCAGCCACCTGCTGGTGTCCGGCATGCTGGCCTGGAGCTCCGTCCCCGCGGCCCAGAACGGCTGGCCGTTCCGCCAGGTGGATGGAGCCCCCCCCCTGGGCCACGCCAGCGCGATGGTGGTCTACATCCTGTCGTGGATGCTCATCGTCTTCGTGTCCGTGCTCATCCATGAGATGGGGCATGCGCTGGCCAGCCGCCTGTTCGGCTACCGGCCAAGCATCGCGCTCGTCTGGATGGGTGGCCACACGCTCCCCACCGATGCGCCAGGCCCCCTTCCGTGGAAGCGGGACTTGCTCATCACCGCGGCCGGCCCCTTCTTCGGGCTGATGCTGGGGGTGACGAGCGGGGTGGGCTACCTCCTGCTCGAGGGCCGCTCGCCCGCGCTCGACTTCTTCCTGCTCACCTTCATGATCGCCAACTTCTTCTGGGCGTTCCTGAACATGCTGCCCGTGCTCCCGCTGGATGGGGGACGCATCACCACCACCCTGGCCACGCGGGTGTTCGGCCCGCGGCGCGGCTTCGTGCTGGCGCAGGGGCTGGCGCTGCTAGTGTGCGTGGGGGCCGTAGTGTACGGCCTGCGGTCGGGTTGGCTCCTGCTCACCCTCATCTTCGCCATGTACGGCATGCAGTCCTTCCGCGTGGTGGCGGAGGCGCTGCGCAACGGACAGGCGCAGAGCGTCCCACTGGAAGGGCCGCTGGCGGAGAAGCTGCGCGAGGCCCGGGCCGCGCTCGACGCGGGCCGCATGGACGAGGCGCGGCGGCTGGGCGCGTCCGTGCTGGAGGCCAACGAGGGCCTGACGCCGCGGGTGGCCAGCCATGCCCACCACCTGATGGGCTGGCTCGCCTTGAAGGAGGGCCAGGGCCGCCAGGCGCTGGACCACTTCTCGCAGGTGCAGGGCCTGCCCGTGGAGCCGCACGCGGTGGCGGCGTCCTTCTCCCTGGTGGGCGATGACGCCCGCGCGGTGGAGTGGTGGAAGCAGGCCTGGCAGTCCTCGTCGGACCGGACCGTGATGCACGAGTACGCCGGCACGCTCATCCGCATGGGCCGCGAGTCGGAGGCCCTGAAGCTCCCGGGCCTGGACCCGGAGGCGGCGTTCTCCTGCGCGGAGCGGGTGCTCTTCATCCGGGGCGCGTACTCGGAAGCCGCGGCCGTGGGCGAGGCGGCGCTGCAACACGCGCCCAGCGCCACGCTGGCCTATGACGCGGCCTGCGCCCATGCCCGCGCGCGCAACGTGCCTGACGCGATGCGGCTGCTGCGACGCGCCACGGAGCTGGGCTTCGCCGATGGGGCCTATGCCGCCTCGGACGAGGACCTGGCTCCGCTCCATGGGTACCCCGCATTCGAGGAGTGGCTGACGGAGCTGCGGCAATCCGCCGCCTCCTGA
- the rpe gene encoding ribulose-phosphate 3-epimerase codes for MSRRPVRISPSLLSCDFGRLAEEVRAIEAAGADWIHVDVMDGRFVPNITIGPVVVEAIKRVATKPLDVHLMIVEPERYVEAFVKAGADVLTVHVEASPHLHRTLQQIRNAGAKPAVVLNPGTPLSAIEEVLGDVDMVLLMSVNPGFGGQSFIESTVERVRRLRGMLDARGLKDVDIEVDGGINATTAKRVVEAGATVLVAGSYVFGSKDYAEAIRSLRS; via the coding sequence ATGAGCCGCCGCCCCGTTCGCATCTCTCCTTCGCTTTTGTCCTGTGACTTCGGCCGCTTGGCCGAAGAGGTCCGCGCCATCGAAGCCGCTGGTGCGGATTGGATTCACGTGGATGTCATGGATGGCCGCTTTGTGCCGAACATCACGATTGGCCCCGTGGTGGTGGAGGCCATCAAGCGGGTGGCGACGAAGCCGTTGGACGTGCACCTGATGATTGTGGAGCCGGAGCGCTACGTGGAGGCCTTCGTGAAGGCGGGGGCGGACGTGCTGACGGTGCACGTGGAGGCCAGTCCGCATCTGCACCGGACGCTTCAGCAGATTCGCAATGCCGGGGCGAAGCCGGCGGTGGTGTTGAACCCGGGCACGCCGCTGTCGGCCATCGAGGAGGTGCTGGGCGACGTGGACATGGTGCTGCTGATGAGCGTGAACCCGGGCTTCGGCGGGCAGAGCTTCATCGAGTCCACGGTGGAGAGGGTGCGCCGGCTGCGCGGGATGTTGGATGCGCGCGGGCTGAAGGACGTGGACATCGAGGTGGACGGCGGCATCAACGCCACCACGGCGAAGCGGGTGGTGGAGGCCGGGGCCACGGTGCTGGTGGCGGGCAGCTACGTCTTCGGCTCGAAGGACTACGCGGAGGCCATCCGCTCGCTGCGCTCGTGA
- a CDS encoding glycoside hydrolase family 1 protein translates to MSATEQTFPADFTFGVATAAYQVEGGIENDWAEWERAGKLKEPDARCGPAVDHWNRYEEDYALARAVGATAFRISLEWARIEPERGRFDEAALESYRERLLKMKAHGLRPVVTLHHFTHPTWFHRETPWHQPASVDVFRRYAKRCAALLEGLDALVISFNEPMVLLLGGYLQGAIPPGLADGPTTMRAMENLVRSHVAAREELLSRLGRVELGISQNMLAFAPDRWWHPLDRALVRLGAQAYNHAFHEALATGKLRVTMPGVASTRVDIPGARDSVEFIGVNYYTRAHLRFVPRPPFIEFKYRDIHGRGLTDIGWEDWPEGFLQTLRDVKRYGKPVWITENGIDDRVGVRRPHYLHSHLAQVLAARAQGVDVRGYLYWSLLDNFEWLEGWGPRFGLYHVNFDTLRRSPTPACDYFRAVATGRKLVAPDAVRPSGA, encoded by the coding sequence ATGAGCGCCACCGAGCAGACCTTCCCCGCGGACTTCACCTTCGGCGTCGCGACCGCCGCGTACCAGGTGGAGGGCGGCATCGAGAACGACTGGGCCGAGTGGGAACGCGCCGGGAAGCTGAAGGAGCCGGACGCTCGCTGCGGCCCCGCGGTGGACCACTGGAACCGCTACGAGGAGGACTACGCCCTGGCCCGGGCGGTGGGCGCCACCGCGTTCCGCATCTCCCTGGAGTGGGCGCGCATCGAGCCGGAACGCGGGCGCTTCGACGAGGCGGCGCTGGAGTCCTACCGGGAGCGGCTCCTGAAGATGAAGGCCCATGGCCTGCGGCCGGTGGTGACGCTCCACCACTTCACGCACCCCACCTGGTTCCACCGGGAGACACCGTGGCACCAGCCGGCCAGCGTGGACGTCTTCCGGCGGTACGCGAAGCGGTGCGCGGCGCTGCTGGAGGGGCTGGACGCGCTGGTCATCTCCTTCAACGAGCCCATGGTGCTGCTGTTGGGGGGGTATCTGCAGGGCGCCATTCCTCCGGGCCTCGCGGATGGCCCCACCACCATGCGGGCCATGGAGAACCTGGTGCGCTCGCACGTGGCCGCCCGGGAGGAACTGTTGTCCCGGCTGGGCCGCGTGGAGCTGGGCATCTCCCAGAACATGCTCGCCTTCGCGCCGGACCGGTGGTGGCACCCCTTGGACCGTGCGCTGGTGAGGCTCGGGGCCCAGGCCTACAACCATGCGTTCCACGAGGCGCTGGCCACCGGCAAGCTGCGCGTCACCATGCCGGGCGTGGCCTCCACCCGCGTGGACATCCCTGGCGCGCGGGACTCCGTGGAGTTCATCGGGGTGAACTACTACACCCGCGCGCACCTGCGCTTCGTGCCGCGCCCGCCCTTCATCGAGTTCAAGTACCGGGACATCCACGGCCGGGGCCTCACCGACATCGGGTGGGAGGACTGGCCGGAGGGCTTCCTCCAGACGCTGCGCGACGTGAAGCGCTACGGGAAGCCGGTGTGGATTACGGAGAACGGCATCGATGACCGCGTCGGCGTCCGCCGGCCCCACTACCTCCATTCCCACCTGGCCCAGGTGCTGGCCGCGCGCGCGCAGGGCGTGGACGTGCGCGGCTACCTCTATTGGAGCCTGCTCGACAACTTCGAGTGGCTGGAGGGCTGGGGCCCGCGCTTCGGCCTCTACCACGTCAACTTCGACACGCTCCGCCGCAGCCCCACGCCCGCGTGTGACTACTTCCGCGCCGTGGCCACCGGACGGAAGCTGGTAGCGCCAGACGCCGTCCGCCCCTCGGGCGCTTGA